The nucleotide window AAACGGGCGAAATTAAACTATGAATTTTTGAAACACCCTTCTCTCATCAGGCTCGTTCATCATGAAGAATTAAAAGACGGCTATGTTCTCCAATTTGATTGGGCACAGGGAGAGAATATGCGACATCTGAACATTGATCATTTGTCTTTTCAAGAAAGATTGAACATATTGGATACGATCTATACTTTTCACGCATTTGTCGAGAAAAAGAATTTTGTATCGATCGGTTTCCACGATGAGAGCCTCATTTATGATAAGGACGCCGGAAAGGTGAAAATTTGTGATATTGATCATTACGAAAGAGTACCGTTCACCAATGACTTGGAACGCCCGCCCGGCTCAAGGCGTTTCCTGGCACCGGAGGAGCTCCACATTGGCGAAATTCTCGATGAGCGAACGAATGTCTATAGAATGGGCGCAGCCGCTTTCGCATTCTTGGGGAAGGACCAAAACTTAGCCGGAAGCCCCATCCACAAAGTCGCGAAAAGAGCCACAAGCAAACAAAAAGAACAACGGTTCCAAACGGTTAAAACGTTCCACGAAGTGTGGAAAAAAGCCCTCGACGTTACGATGGAGGTGTGGGGGTATTAATATTTTTTAAAAGAGGTGCCGCTATGCTCGCTCAAAATGAATACTTATCCTTGGATGCCACGGAAATGGCGAAAATGGTCAAAAATAGAGATGTCACCCAGGCTGAACTCGTTGATGCTAGCACGAATCGGAAAGAAAAAGTGAATCCGGCGTTGAACGCCGTCATTTATGACCGAAGCAATCGCGCGAAAGAGCAACAGCATTTGCGTGGTCCTTTTTCCGGTGTGCCCCTTCTTTTAAAAAATATTTCCCAATCGATCGAGGGGGAGCCGATGACAGCAGGGGCGAAGGTAATGAAAAACAATATTGCGAAGCAGGACAGCTACTTGGTCCAAAAGTTGCGTGAGCAAGGGTTTGTTTTCACAGGTTATACGAATACGCCAGAGTTTGGGTTGAAAAATATTACGGAGCCTGGGCTCTATGGTCCTACGCGGAATCCTTGGAACGTAAACCATTCTCCGGGAGGATCAAGCGGCGGGTCAGCGGCTGCTGTTGCTTCTGGGATTGTGCCGGTTGCAGGTGCAAGCGATGGCGGCGGATCCATTCGAATTCCCGCTTCTTTGACAGGACTATTCGGCTTGAAACCAACGAGAGGGCGTATGCCGGTCGGGCCAGGCACGGGAAGGCAATGGCAGGGTGCGGCCATTGATTTCGTACTTTCGAGGACAGTTCGTGACAGTGCCGCACTCCTTGATGGTCTGCAAGTCCTACAACCGGAAGCTGCTTTTCATTGGCCTCGATATGAAGGGGTTTATGCAGACGATATGTCCAATCCCTTTGCGAAGCCGCTGCGGATTGCTTTTTCAAACCGCTCGCCTGTGGGAACCGAAGTCTCAGAAGATGCGAAGGAAGCGCTCCAAAAAGTCGTAACGTTTCTGGAGACGGAAGGGCATGAGATTGAAGACGTTGATAATGGGATTGATGGTGTTGCGCTAATGGAACAGTATTACCTTATGAACAGCGGTGAAATGGCCGCGCTGAGGGTGAGTATCGAAGAATCGCTCGGACGTGCGCTTACGCCCGATGATATTGAAATCGAGACGTGGGTGCTCAGTGAAGCGGGACAAGCGGTGAGCGCGGCAACGTTCACGCGCAGCTTGGCAGCCTGGGATACGGCTGCGGCGAAAATGGCGGAACTCCACGAATCATACGATCTTTATCTAACACCGGCAACCGCATTTACAGCACCGAGTGTCGGTGAGCTCACGCATTCTGAAGCTGAACGTCAGAAACTCATCCAAGCCATCGAACATGAAAAACACGATCCGCTGCCGGTGCTTTATGATATGTTTTTGCCAAGTCTTAAGTATTCGCCATTTTCCCAGCTCGCGAATTTAACCGGACAACCGACAGCATCGATGCCTGTTCATGTCGGACGAAATGGATTGCCGATCGGTGTGCAGGCGATGGCGGCGAAAGGCAATGAGGATCTTCTTTTGCGCCTTGCTCATCAATTGGAACAATCAGATCTTTGGGAAAGTCGTGTGTGTTTTGGGGAGTGACCGTAATTAAGTTAGGGAAATGGAAAAATTTTCAGAGGTGTTCGTTCACAAGGTTCACTCGGTAATGCGATAATTCGCCTTAACCCGGCAAATCACCCGCTGCATCTAAAATTTGCTCCATGGCAAAAAAGACGCATGGAATACGCTCGGAATGGACATTATCTTTCTTTTCGAAGATATTTTCAAGTTTATAATGCTGTTCGGTCAGAACATACTGTTCCAATGTTTCGTTGGCAGGATCGACAATCCAATACTCGGGGATTTGGTAGTCTTCATATGTGTAAAGTTTATCTTGCTTGTCTCTTTTGATGGAATGCGGGGATAAGATTTCAGCCACCAAATCAGGCGTGCCCTCAATGCCTCGCTGTGTGATGATTTCCTTATTGTTACGGTGGATCATAATAAGGTCAGGCTGACGAACTTCCGTGTTTGCTAAAATAAGGTCGATGGGCGAGACAACTGAGATGTATTCATTTTCACAACTTCCCATTAGGGTGGATAGCAACCTGGAGCAAATCACTTGATGCTTGGGCGTGGGAGCGGGTGACATCAATTCTAAAGCACCGGCGGCTAATTCGTAACGACGACCGTCATCGGGAAGTTGTGCATAATCATCATAAGTCGCGGGTTGTTCTTGGATGGTCGATTTTTTATCTTGCGGCTTCTTCATTTATTTCACCTCCATCCATAGTATATCATAGGATTTTCACCCGGGTTGTGGTGTGGGAATTGATAGGATGGGATGCACGTCGGACACTTTCTCTTCGCATACCTGAAAGTGTCCGAACCAGTTTGATCTTTGATTATTTCACAAACAACCTCCGTTCAAAATCCGTCAACGTTTCACACCCTGTTTCGGTCACTTGAAACGTTTCGCTTACTTCGATGCCTGAACCATCGATCCAGAGTCTAGGGATCATGTGAAAGGTCATGTTCGGTTGCAACACTGTTCGGTCCCCTTGCCGTAAATTCGCGGTATGGCTTCCCCAATCGGGCGGGTAATTAGAGCCGATGGAATAACCAAGGAAGGTATCTTTTAAAACGCCGTGTTTTTCCGCCGTTTGTCGCCAAGCGTATTCAATTTCTTCACATGTTACTCCTGGTTTGACCGTATCAAGCGCTGCGTGTAATCCTTCTACACAGTGTTTTCCGGCTTCTTTTATTTTCTCCGGCGTTTCACCGATGGCGATGGTTCGCGACAGTGGTGCGTGATACCTGGCAGAACAGCCGGATAGTTTCAAAATGGCGAAATCATTCGCATGGAATTTTCGGTCGCTCCACGAGACGTGGAGGGAGCTCGTATCATCTCCCGATGGAATTAACGGTGCCACCGCCGGATAGTCGCCGCCAAATGCATCGGTGCCGGCGATCAATTCATGGTATACTTCGGCAATGACATCATTTTCGCGTACGTCGGCCTCTATTTTTTCAATGCCTACGCTCATCGCATTTTCTGCCAATGTTGCCGCCATTCTCATGTAGGCAATTTCTTGATCGGATTTCACGAGGCGAACCCAATTTACGAGCGCATTTGCGTTCCTGAGTTTGGCGCTTGGCAACGCTCGTTTTAATGCTTCATAGGTTGCAGCCGTGAAATAATACATATCCATTTCCACGCCGATCGTCCGGTTGGATTTCCCCATAAGATGAACGAGCTTAGCAAAAAAATCCATCGGATGTTTTTGATCGGAATGATAATACTCCTCGGGGCAAGGAATAATGTTTTTTTCATTCATCCACGCCGTTATATGCGCGCCATTGGCATCTTGATCTCGCCCGATCCACATCGGTTCTTCTTCATCCACACTCACCACTACGATTTGACCGACATAAAATGTCCAGGCATCATAGCCGGTGAGATAATTCATATTAGCCGGATCGGTAATGAGCAAGACATCCATCCCTTTATCCTGCATCTTTTTCTTCGTATGATAAAGCCTTTCCCTGTACTCGGACAGATGGAACCGGAATGTTCTTTTGGTAATAAACATCCACTCCTCGATGTGACTGTATAAAACAGCTATATGATCTGATTGTCGTCTTATACCGAAAAAATAAACCAGTATCGCGCAAATGCACGTTTCAGGATTTCCGTACGAATTTGATCAAACGAATCACGCCGGCAACGTTCGCGACAATGCTTGCGGCTAAAATCATCAGCCACAGTAACATACTCATGTCGGGGAACCAGAGTAAAAGGAAGAGTAAAACGAAGCCGGAAAACATTAAAAGCATACCATTTCGAAGTAAAGGGTCGATCAGGCATCAGTCCTTCGTGGTTTTACCAAGATTATACCAAACGTTTGCAAATCCATCGATCAACATTATAATTGTGGCAGGACGTTTCGCAAGGAGGGTACGTATGGCAGAGAAACAAAAAAATAAATTGTTTTCCTGGGTCGATATCGTCGTGATTGTATTGCTCATCTTTTTGGTCATTACAATGGATTTTAATAATATGACCGCGATGAACTGGTTCGCGATCATCATCTTCGGGGTTTATGTTCTTCTTTTCATCGTAAAGTTTTTTCTGGACCGGAATACAAATGAATAGCGTAACAAATGAGTATGACGGTATCTTGAATGCCCATGCTCTTTTTTATGCTAAAAAAGTTACCCTTGACGCCTTTTTCGCATTTAATATATAATCCTTATAAGAATGCTTGTGATTATAAGTGATAAAGGAGGAAAGATTACCGATGAAGGTGAATTTGGAGCAGGTAAATAAAACGTTTCCCAAAGGCAAAGATGATTCGCTCCACGTCCTCCATGATATAGATCTCAAGATTGAAGCAGGGGAGTTCGTTTCTTTGTTAGGCCCTTCGGGCTGCGGGAAATCCACGATCTTGAACCTAATCGCCGGTTTGGACAGTCCCACTTCCGGCGAGGTACTGGTAAATGATAAAAAAGTAAAAGGGCCCGGAACGGATCGGGTAGTCGTCTTTCAACAGGGCGGGCTGTTTCCGTGGATGAATGTGCTGGATAACGTTACATATGGCTTGCATTTGAAAAAAATGAGCAAAAAAGAAGCGGAAGAGAAAGCAATGGAAGGGTTACGGATGGTACATCTCGGCAATTTCACAAAAGCTTTCCCTCATGAGCTCTCAGGCGGAATGAAACAACGGGTAGCGATTGCGCGTTCGCTCGTCATGGATCCTGACGTGCTTTTAATGGATGAACCTTTTGCCGCGCTTGATGAACAAACACGTATTATTTTGCATCAAGAGCTTCAGGAGATTTGGCAAAAGACCGGAAACACAATTTTGTTTATTACCCATAATATTCGTGAAGCATTGACGCTTTCGGAACGAGTATTATTAATGAGCACGCGTCCGGGGGAAATCAAACAATCGTTTACCGTGCAGGCGGCGCGGCCGAGGGATCCTGCCGATAGCGTACTGGTAAACTTGGAAAAACGCATCATGAGCGAATTGGAAGAAGAGATGGAGAAAGTGTTGAAGGAGGAGTTTGGGGATGATTACCGCCTTAAGACGAGTGCTGTTCGTGATCGTGATCGTGACCATATGGGAGATTATATCTAAAACCAATCTATTCCCAACATTCATGTTTCCTCCTTTGCTGATCCCAAATGATCCGGGCGGGATTACTGTATTGGGCACACTCGTCGACGGCCTCATCACGGGGCAGATTCTTGAAGCGACAGGGGTGACGCTTGGGCGTTTATTGATCGGTTTTGCCATTGCGGTAGTGCTCGGTCTTACGTTTGGCTTTTTGATTGCTCGTTTTAAATGGGTCAATGACACGCTTGGTTTTTTTGTCACTGCCTTGCAGTCGATTCCGAGCATTGTCTGGTTTCCGCTTGCAATCGTCTGGTTTGGACTCGGGAATGTGGCGATTTTATTTATTGTCGCCATTGGCGCGACGTGGACGATGACGGTGAACTCCAGTGCCGGTTTTAAAAACGTACCGAGCATTTACTTAAATGCTGCCCGCACGTTGGGGTCATCGGGGACGCATTTGGCACGGACGGTGATTTTGCCGGCTTCGGTGCCGCACATCATTTCCGGTCTTCGTGTCGCTTGGGCGTTTGCGTGGCGAGCGATTATGGCCGGTGAACTGCTCGGGGGAGCCGGAGGGCTTGGCTATCTATTAGATATGGGTCGTTCGTTGCAATCGATGGATCTCGTGCTGTCGATCATGATCGTGATCGGAATCATTGGGACGATTATGGATAATCAAGTATTTTTAAGAATGGAGCGCTCCGTCGCCAGAAAATGGGGACTTGGAACTTAATGGAGAGGATGAATGACATGAAAAAAATAATGGCCGGCGCCGGTGCTTTTCTTTTATTGGGAGTTGCCGGATGCGGCGGTTCAGAAGAAAATGCCGAGGAAGTTCACATAGGCTATTTCCCGAATTTCACGCATATTACAACGGTTGTGGCTCTTGAAAATGGTTACTTTGAAGAAGAATTCGGAGACGATATCAATATTGAAACGTCGACATTCCCAGACGGCAGTGCGTTTATGGAAGCCATGTCCACAGAGGATTTTGACATTGGGACGGTTGGCCCGTCACCGGCAACGACGACGTATCAGCGGAATCCGGAGCATGAAATCGTTGCCGGAGCCGTGAACGGGGGTGCAGTTCTTGCCACGCGGGAAGGTGCGAACATTGAAAGTGTCGAAGACCTTGATGGCATGAGTGTCGCCATTCCGACGATCGGTTCCACACAAGACATTATGTTGCGGGAAGCGTTAAGCGATGCAGGATTGGAGGTTGAGGATGCCGGAGGGACGGTAAGCATGGTTCCGCAAGCGCCGGCGGATACATCAACGCTTTTCCTGCAGGATGATGTGGATGCCGCTGCTACTCAAGAACCATGGGGTGTGTACTTGGAAAATCAAGCAGATGCTGACATCCTCCTCGATGAAGAAGAATTCGCTTGGGGAACCGAATCAACAACAACGGTCGTTACGGCTCGCAATGCATTTACGGAAGGGAATCCGGATTTAACCGAAGATTATATGCGCGCCCATATCCAAGCCGTAGATTTTATTGAAGAAAACCAAGAAGAAGCCGTTGAAATATTCATTGAACATATTGAAGAGATTACCGGCGATTCGCTGGATTATGATGAAACACTGGAAGCCAGCGACCGGCTAAATCCTACGTACGAAATTAATGAAGACGTTCTCCAAGATATGGCCACCATCAGCTACGAAGCAGAATACATGCAATCGGACGACATCGACGGATTGGTAAATACAGAGTTTTTAGATACAGTGTTGGAAGAGGAATGATGAATGAGAAGGCCCCCGGCGTAAGGTCGGGGGTTCGTCGTTTTTGGGAACTTATAGAATAATCGAGCGCGTATTTACCAACTTAAAGTTCATCAACAAACCATAATACCTGTTTATATAATTTTTGTAAAAAAATGATGATTGGCAGGGACCGCTACGGAAAAACACGACGCTTTCCGTGGGCCCCAAGCTCAGTCTCCCCGGAAAAAAGACGTTCGCTTTTTTCCTGCGGGGTCTTCGCCCTGCGCTTTCCCACAGGCGTCTACGTGTTTTTCCTTCGCTCGCTAGTGTTATCACCATATTTAATCACGAATATCAACCATTGATTTTAGTGTTGACCCTTTTCGATAAAAACTTGGTCTTGTTTGAGATGTTCATCTGTGTATTCCCCCCATGGTATCTCTTTGTCTTGCAAAACCTGCATGAAACCTCCAATGGATAGGGCTGACAATTCAGCAGCTCGTTCCATAGATATTGCTCTTTCAATAAAGAGTGAAATGGCTAAAGAAACACGAACTTTATCATTTAAGGACTCCGAATGATCAAGAAATTGCAGTATTGGTAAAAAATCGTTGGGGATGGTAACCTGAAAGCCATCATTTTTGTTTAATGACATGTAAAACACCTCTTTTAGGCATAAGTTACTTTTGTTTATTATACAACTTTTCCGGTTTGCAAGTATACACTTGGAGGGTCCTGGCTTAAGATCGGGAGGTATTAAAAGTCCCAGATTCATTCATTAAATGCGAAGGGTGTGATACGCTTGTCCCATACAGCGTTTTATGAATTTTGGTGAAAGGATAATCATCTATGAAAGTAAATGAGATACGGCAAAAACTGCAAAACCGCAAGAAAGATGAGTTACAAGAACTGATTGTGGAAATGTATAAACAGATACCCAAAAAGATGCGCGAAACAAAGGAAATTGACGAACTGATCGACAATCCCGATTTATTTAAAACCAGGAAGCAAAACGCCAAGAAAACCGTACAAATGCCGGATTTTGCGACCGTCGAGGATGAAGTGAAAAATTTTATTAACAATGCCTACAAACAAAATTATGTGGCTCCCAATCGGATTGTCCCCAAAAAAGAACGTTCACAATGGCGTTTTACCGCCAAAAGACTCGTTGATCAGTTGACAACACTTGCCGCTCAGCCGCAAAATGCCAAAGCGAGTACAGCCTATTTAGAAGAATTGTATAAATTATTGTGTTATGCTTGCGGCTATTATACATTTGCAAGTGACGAACCATTCCATACGATTAAAATTCCACAGCCGGATTTTTTTAAACGAGTTATCTCTTTGAAAAAGCAGATAGAAGAGAATCCGGACCGATGGATTCGGGAATCATTGTTGTTGATTATGGAAAACGATATTGACTTCGAAACGTTAACAGGATCGTTATCGGAAGAGTTATTGGAGATTCTTGATAATGCCCCACTCAAGGAAAAAGCGGTAAATATAGCCGAAAATCTAGTGCGGGAAAAAGAAGCGGATATCAGCAAGAAAGAGGGTAAGCATGTCAAGTATCGCGATGAACGGTATATCAACGATTTAGTAGAGATGATCGTGATGACACAAAGCGCGCTTGGCGAATACGAAGAAGCTCGTACATTTTTCAAAAAGCACCACATGGCCAGAAATGACGAAGTGAAATTATACATTTTGCTGAAGCAAGTCATGGCTTATCAGCGGGTGGAGGATTGGGTGCGTGAATATGAATCCGCTGTCCAAAAGGGCATTCAGCCAAGGAAATCACTGCAAGACATGGCTCGCTATATCAAACGGGGAAACAAATTTCCGAAATATATGTTTTAAATCAGGACAAGATGCGAATATACAAAGATAACAAAATAAACCATTTACAATTCACTGCGTGTGTTTTTTTAAAATGTCTTTTTTCGAGTAGTCCAAGATGATCGAAAGACCATGACGTTTGAGCAATCACACCTCGTTAATTTGCTATCAGAAAGATGTTATTGTATTCTGAAGTTAGAAAAGGTATATAGTTAAAAAGACTGCGCGGTGTGGTTGCACCGACAGTCTCCCAATAGAGCAACCCTTACCATGGGATTTGTTCACCTATTGTTTAGATGAAGTAGCCACCCTCTTGGATTGCGGCCCAGGGGTGGTTACTTCTTTTTTTTATCGTCATGTTTCATCATCAAGACCACTAACGTGGCCACGGCCACACAAAGCATGGCTGTTTCATACCTACCCTGATCAAATATAAAAACAGGTTGTCTCATTTTGACAACCTGATTGTAAAATAGAATCTGATCAACGCTTCTAATCTTCATCCCTTAATTTCTTTACTTCATCGAGATCAAGACCTGTTATTTTAGCAACTTTGTCAGGGGGTGTTGATTTCAGCAGTTCTCTTGCTATTTCTTTCGCTTTTTGTTGTGCAGCTTCTTCTATTTCCTTCTCGAAGATTCTTCCGACCTTTGTCATGCTTAACCACTCCCTTATTTTGGTCGCGAATTCATCATCAACAAACTTATCGGTTGCTGTTAGTATGCCTGCAATCACTTGGACTTGTTCTCTTTCGTCGGGTATATTTTTTGCCAAATTGACGGATTCCCACGCCATTTCTTCGCGCGTCTTTGTACTGTGCATTAACGGGAGAATACTCAACTTCATGAGATCTTCTTGAGTTAAGGGTTCTCCCTTTCTTATTTTAGCACTTATTTGTTTCAAAATCACATCCCCATTATGCTCACTGAGTAGAATAGCTCTTGAATGAATGCCTACATCTCCGGCGTTCAATTGGTTTCCGACCGTCGCTACATCACTAGTATATATGACAATGAGCCGGATGGGCTTGATGAGTTTCTCTTCACGATATACCCGATCCAATACTCTATGGGCATAGTTCAGGTATTTGATGTGATTTTCAGCGATGCGGTTATTACTTTCATACTCCAACATAAGAATGGAATCATCTTCGAGCAGAAACTGTGTATCCGTGCGTCTTTCATCGGCCTGAACCTTAGGCATGTTGTTGGGGAGCAATTGTTTGATTTTAAGCATAGCCTCGATGCCAAAAGCATCAAATGTAGCATCTTTGTAGAGTTCGCTCAGGAATTTAAATAGTACATCCTTATTGTGATACGTGATCCCTTCCGACATATTTTTTCTCTCCTTTTTTGAGCTCAAAATTCATGGTTGATTTTCATTTGTCGTTTCTGCGTCTGTTTTGGTCGTAACTGATACCCTTATGGCCACTTTCCGGAAGGGATATATCACATTGATCAAAATCGTTGCTAGGAATCTCCTTCATATCTTCTTTACGTCTATCTCTGAATGTGGGGTCAATGGCTTGCATGTCTTTTTCCGTGAAATTGCCTTTTCGGAATCCGGTATCCTTTTCGCAGTGTTTTACCGGGGCTGTTATCGATGCTGTAATCAATTTTCTCTTCTGCAATCCATTTATAGACGGTTTGTTTATTCACATCAAAAAGTTCCGCGACATCTTTGACTGAATAATATTCTGAATTAATATTCATTTTGGATAAGTGAACGCGTGCGGCCGTATTCAGTTCTAGAATCAGTTTTTGAATATAGGGATCAGCCAAATCCATTTATTTTTCAGTTTATTCAGCCAATTTAAGAATAATGTCATGGGCAATTTTTGTTGAGTCAACCATTCACAGTCACCTCCATCTTTATTATATCACATGATCACGCCTGTTGATTATCCATAATTTAACACACCTAACTTATAGAATCGTTTCCAATTGTTCAACATCACAGCCATCTCCGAGGCCCAATCCACCGGCAAATTTTGAGCAAGAAGGTGTCTAGTAAACGTAATAAATGACAAACGCTTGAATACATGCATTTTCGCCGTCCATTGGAACAACCAACGTAAAAGACGTATGCGATGAGGGCTGCATAAAGCTGATTAAACACCGCATTGGGGGTGGTTCCAAACAGTGTGGGCACATGCAAATATTGTTTGATCCATCGAAAAAAGGACTCCACAGCCCAGCGTTCGCGATAGATGTCCGCAATTTTTTCCGCAGCGACATCCTTGAGATCGGTGACGACTCGGATCATTCCCGTGGTCATCATTGAAAAACACGACACGATGCCTTTTCTGGGATCGAACTTGGGAAGAGCCGAGTTGACAAGTGATATCACGGGTCACACGCGATTCTTCATGTGGCAAGCGTTTTAATGATTGAGGTCGAACGATCGCTACATTTTCCTTCATTCGGATGACAAACGATTGCTCGTCATCAATGAATCGATCGATACGCTTAATCTTGAAATAGGCCCGGTCTTCGACGAGCGTATAATCGGCGTTGACCAGTTGTTCGCCAACCGGTCCATCATGTTTTAAGCCACCGGTCTCTTCGACTTGGAAAGGGCTACCGGTTGAAGGTTTATGAGCCACGTGGAGCTTAACACCCGAACGTTTCCCATGATAAACCGCCCAAGGAAGACGCCCCTCTCCTACGGTAATCGTCGTGGAATCAATGACCAAAAGATCTTTGTCCAAATTTAAGGCTCGGCGAGTGGTGCGATTGCACATGGATACGACCCTGTGGAAAAGCTTTTTGAAAATCGTATACGGAACATGTCTGGCTTTTTTAGACAGAGCCGTGTGATCGACCTCCGCCAAGCCGTATGATCCGCCTTCCGTGGCGGACTGGCGATAACCGCTCCATTCATGGACGGAGGCACTGGTCAAATATTGGAGGAGCGTGAACACATCCACTTTTCGTGCTGTGTCGTTATAACCAACCTTTTCTAACAAGGGTTTCAACTCATCATCAATATGAAGGTTTTGGAGTAGATTTGGGAATGTGGTAGACTTATTCAAGAGAGACATCCTT belongs to Salicibibacter cibi and includes:
- a CDS encoding serine/threonine protein kinase; translation: MIWHETDGVTFALTEKHDFRWLKKFGKVFTVFDDQASGNLCFGIKSTGVQRFIKYAGAQPLRYSGKPEDAVERLKRAKLNYEFLKHPSLIRLVHHEELKDGYVLQFDWAQGENMRHLNIDHLSFQERLNILDTIYTFHAFVEKKNFVSIGFHDESLIYDKDAGKVKICDIDHYERVPFTNDLERPPGSRRFLAPEELHIGEILDERTNVYRMGAAAFAFLGKDQNLAGSPIHKVAKRATSKQKEQRFQTVKTFHEVWKKALDVTMEVWGY
- a CDS encoding amidase, yielding MLAQNEYLSLDATEMAKMVKNRDVTQAELVDASTNRKEKVNPALNAVIYDRSNRAKEQQHLRGPFSGVPLLLKNISQSIEGEPMTAGAKVMKNNIAKQDSYLVQKLREQGFVFTGYTNTPEFGLKNITEPGLYGPTRNPWNVNHSPGGSSGGSAAAVASGIVPVAGASDGGGSIRIPASLTGLFGLKPTRGRMPVGPGTGRQWQGAAIDFVLSRTVRDSAALLDGLQVLQPEAAFHWPRYEGVYADDMSNPFAKPLRIAFSNRSPVGTEVSEDAKEALQKVVTFLETEGHEIEDVDNGIDGVALMEQYYLMNSGEMAALRVSIEESLGRALTPDDIEIETWVLSEAGQAVSAATFTRSLAAWDTAAAKMAELHESYDLYLTPATAFTAPSVGELTHSEAERQKLIQAIEHEKHDPLPVLYDMFLPSLKYSPFSQLANLTGQPTASMPVHVGRNGLPIGVQAMAAKGNEDLLLRLAHQLEQSDLWESRVCFGE
- a CDS encoding Uma2 family endonuclease; the protein is MKKPQDKKSTIQEQPATYDDYAQLPDDGRRYELAAGALELMSPAPTPKHQVICSRLLSTLMGSCENEYISVVSPIDLILANTEVRQPDLIMIHRNNKEIITQRGIEGTPDLVAEILSPHSIKRDKQDKLYTYEDYQIPEYWIVDPANETLEQYVLTEQHYKLENIFEKKDNVHSERIPCVFFAMEQILDAAGDLPG
- a CDS encoding M24 family metallopeptidase is translated as MFITKRTFRFHLSEYRERLYHTKKKMQDKGMDVLLITDPANMNYLTGYDAWTFYVGQIVVVSVDEEEPMWIGRDQDANGAHITAWMNEKNIIPCPEEYYHSDQKHPMDFFAKLVHLMGKSNRTIGVEMDMYYFTAATYEALKRALPSAKLRNANALVNWVRLVKSDQEIAYMRMAATLAENAMSVGIEKIEADVRENDVIAEVYHELIAGTDAFGGDYPAVAPLIPSGDDTSSLHVSWSDRKFHANDFAILKLSGCSARYHAPLSRTIAIGETPEKIKEAGKHCVEGLHAALDTVKPGVTCEEIEYAWRQTAEKHGVLKDTFLGYSIGSNYPPDWGSHTANLRQGDRTVLQPNMTFHMIPRLWIDGSGIEVSETFQVTETGCETLTDFERRLFVK
- a CDS encoding ABC transporter ATP-binding protein gives rise to the protein MKVNLEQVNKTFPKGKDDSLHVLHDIDLKIEAGEFVSLLGPSGCGKSTILNLIAGLDSPTSGEVLVNDKKVKGPGTDRVVVFQQGGLFPWMNVLDNVTYGLHLKKMSKKEAEEKAMEGLRMVHLGNFTKAFPHELSGGMKQRVAIARSLVMDPDVLLMDEPFAALDEQTRIILHQELQEIWQKTGNTILFITHNIREALTLSERVLLMSTRPGEIKQSFTVQAARPRDPADSVLVNLEKRIMSELEEEMEKVLKEEFGDDYRLKTSAVRDRDRDHMGDYI
- a CDS encoding ABC transporter permease, giving the protein MITALRRVLFVIVIVTIWEIISKTNLFPTFMFPPLLIPNDPGGITVLGTLVDGLITGQILEATGVTLGRLLIGFAIAVVLGLTFGFLIARFKWVNDTLGFFVTALQSIPSIVWFPLAIVWFGLGNVAILFIVAIGATWTMTVNSSAGFKNVPSIYLNAARTLGSSGTHLARTVILPASVPHIISGLRVAWAFAWRAIMAGELLGGAGGLGYLLDMGRSLQSMDLVLSIMIVIGIIGTIMDNQVFLRMERSVARKWGLGT
- a CDS encoding ABC transporter substrate-binding protein codes for the protein MKKIMAGAGAFLLLGVAGCGGSEENAEEVHIGYFPNFTHITTVVALENGYFEEEFGDDINIETSTFPDGSAFMEAMSTEDFDIGTVGPSPATTTYQRNPEHEIVAGAVNGGAVLATREGANIESVEDLDGMSVAIPTIGSTQDIMLREALSDAGLEVEDAGGTVSMVPQAPADTSTLFLQDDVDAAATQEPWGVYLENQADADILLDEEEFAWGTESTTTVVTARNAFTEGNPDLTEDYMRAHIQAVDFIEENQEEAVEIFIEHIEEITGDSLDYDETLEASDRLNPTYEINEDVLQDMATISYEAEYMQSDDIDGLVNTEFLDTVLEEE
- a CDS encoding UPF0175 family protein, whose protein sequence is MSLNKNDGFQVTIPNDFLPILQFLDHSESLNDKVRVSLAISLFIERAISMERAAELSALSIGGFMQVLQDKEIPWGEYTDEHLKQDQVFIEKGQH
- a CDS encoding transcriptional regulator, with product MSEGITYHNKDVLFKFLSELYKDATFDAFGIEAMLKIKQLLPNNMPKVQADERRTDTQFLLEDDSILMLEYESNNRIAENHIKYLNYAHRVLDRVYREEKLIKPIRLIVIYTSDVATVGNQLNAGDVGIHSRAILLSEHNGDVILKQISAKIRKGEPLTQEDLMKLSILPLMHSTKTREEMAWESVNLAKNIPDEREQVQVIAGILTATDKFVDDEFATKIREWLSMTKVGRIFEKEIEEAAQQKAKEIARELLKSTPPDKVAKITGLDLDEVKKLRDED
- a CDS encoding helix-turn-helix domain-containing protein; the protein is MDLADPYIQKLILELNTAARVHLSKMNINSEYYSVKDVAELFDVNKQTVYKWIAEEKIDYSIDNSPGKTLRKGYRIPKRQFHGKRHASH